From the genome of Aeromonas hydrophila subsp. hydrophila ATCC 7966:
AAGCTGCGCATTCCCATCCGCATCGAGCTGACCGACTCCGGCGCCCGGCTGACCCGCAACGCCGAAACCGGGGTGTACGACCTGGTGATGACCCACTCCTACAAGCCAGAGCGGGAGCGCTATCTGCTCTACCCCCAGCAGGCTCACCTGCGCCACAGCTGGCACTTCTTCGTGCGCAAGGCCGACCTGCTGAAGATCCGCTACGACACGCTGAGCGATCTGAAACCATGGCGCATCGGCATCACCAAGGATTTCTCCTATACCCCGGAGCTGACCGCCGCCCTCGCCGACCCGGCCTATCACTTCCAGGAGATCCCCATCAACCAGCTGCAACTGCGCAAGCTGATCGCCGGGCGTATCGACGTGGTGCCCATGCCGCTGGTCACCGCCTTTGCCCAGATCAAGGAGGAGGGGCTGGAGGGCAAACTCGATTACCTGCCCAAGCCGCTCAAAGCCAGTCCTTACTACACCGTCTGGACCAAGGCCAGGGCCGATGCCACTACCCCGGCCCTGATGGCGGCCTACGACGCCGAACTGCTGCGAATGAAGCGCGACGGCCGGCTCAAGGCCATCTACGACCACTACGGCATCCCCTATATCGAGCCCTGATCCCGACCGTCAGGGCTGCACGTCTCGCAAGATCGGGCTCTGCAGTGAAATCAGGGTTTCGCCTGTGAAATGGAACTCCCGCGTCCCTCAGTCCTTAAGGCTTCACATCCCGCAAGATTGGGTTTTGCAGCGAGATTAACGTCTCGGTGGACTGGATCTCGTCGATGGTCTGGATCTTGTGGATCAGCACCGTCTGCAACTCGTCGATGGAGCGGGTCATCACCTTCATGAAGATGCTGTAATGACCGGTGGTGTAGTAGGCCTCCACCACTTCGTCCAACGCCTGCAGCTTGGCCAGCGCCGAAGGGTAATCCTTGGCGCTCTTGAGGTTGATGCCGATGAAGCAGCAGACGTCGTAGCCCAGCTTCTTGGGGTTCACCTGCACCCGCGTTCCCTCGATGATGCCCGCCTGCTTCATCTTTTCCACCCGCACATGGATGGTGCCCGGGCTGACCAGCAGTTGTTTGGCAAGCTCGGCATAGGGAATGCGCGCATTCTCCATCAGGGCGGTGAGGATGGCCTGATCGAGATTATCGATCCGATAATTTTCCGGCACTTTTTTGCACTCCCTTTGATGATTCATCATTAATTGCCGGTGTATTTTGAAGAAAAAAATACACAAAGCCTATTTCTATTATCGAATATTGAATTTAGTTGGCAATCTGTTGAAGAATCCTCACATCCAACGGGTTCAAGACAGGTATTCAGCATGAAACAGCACTACATTCGCAGCCAGCAACAGATCAGCTTCGTCAAAGAGATGTTCTCCCGCCAACTCGCCCAGCAACTGGGTCTGATGGAGGTGCAAGCCCCCATCCTGAGCCGGGTCGGTGATGGCACTCAAGACAACCTCTCTGGCCACGAGAATGCGGTGCAGGTCAAGGTGAAGACCCTGCCTGAACACAGCTACGAAGTGGTGCATTCGCTGGCCAAATGGAAGCGCCAGACCCTGGGTCGCTTCGGTTTCGGCCCGGGCGAAGGCATCTACACCCACATGAAGGCGCTGCGTCCGGACGAGGATCGCCTCACCCCCATCCACTCCGTCTACGTGGATCAGTGGGACTGGGAGAAGGTGATGCCGAGCGAGCGCCGCGATCTGGCCTACCTGCAGGAAACCGTGCGCGGTATCTGGGCTGCCATCAAGGCCACCGAGCGCGCGGTCTGTGCCGAGCACGAGCTGACTCCCTTCCTGCCGGCCGAGATCCAGTTCCTGCACAGCGAAGAGCTGCTGACCCGCTACCCGGACCTCGATGCCAAGGGGCGCGAGCGGGCCATCGCCAAAGAGCTGGGGGCCGTGTTCCTGATTGGCATCGGCGGTGCACTCTCCCACGGCGAGCGCCACGACGTGCGTGCCCCGGACTACGACGACTGGAGCAGCCACAGCGAGCTGGGTCTGGCCGGTCTGAACGGTGACATCCTGGTGTGGAACCCGGTACTGCAAGACAGCTTCGAGATCTCCTCCATGGGGATCCGGGTCGACGCCGAGGCGCTGCGCCGTCAGCTGGCCATCACCGGCGATGAGGATCGCCTGCAGTACGACTGGCACCAGGATCTGCTGGCCGCACGGATGCCGCAAACCATCGGCGGCGGCATCGGCCAATCCCGTCTGGCCATGCTGCTGCTGCAAAAAGAGCACATCGGCCAGGTCCAGGTCGGCGTCTGGCCGGCCGAGATGAAAGCCGCCGTGCAAGGCATGCTGTAACGAATGAAAGTCATGCCGGCGTCATCGCCGCCGGCATGGCAACAGGCAGGTGGCCATCGGGGTTGAGCGAGCGCATCCCCGGCAGGCTGTAAGAGGCGAGGCCAGCAGTGGCCGCGCTTCGCAATCGGGGGCTTGCCCCTGCGACCCGCTCAACCCACGTCAGGTCGCTTCACTACATTCCTCCCGGCAATCTTCGGATTGCCGTTTTTTTACACCGAAAACCTGTGCTCAAAACCTGCCCCGATCTGGCACTGGCGCGGCAACCCCGCCTTTCTGCTGCCAGTGCAGTGGCAGGCAAACAACTGATCCACCGCCTCTTCCTGCAGATAGGCACCGAGCGCCACCGCCCGCTGTGGGCCGGAAAACTTCAGGTGCAGGCCGCCGATGACGGCGTGGATCCGCTCGTCACCACACACCTCCTTGGCCTGCTCGATGATGTTCTCGACCCCGGCGTGACCGCAGCCGATAAAGACGATGAGCCCCTGCTCGCTCTTGTAGGCCAGCGCCGAATCGTCGCTGATAAGGTCTTTCTCCACCCGTCCGCCCCGCACTATGTAGCCGAGCAGCGAAGGCGCAGCCCGGTCGCGCCGCACAATGCTGCCGAGGAACACCAGACGATCCGAGAGCCACACCGGCTCGGCCGAGCAGTGGGGAAGCAAGCCTCTGGCCGGCAGCGACTCCCGAGCCAGCTCCCCCGACAGGCGATAGAGGTTGCGCCGCCAGAAGGGGAGCGACAGGAAGTAACCCCGCTCGCAGAACACGTCCGGACAGGCGATGAGCGGGATGGGTCTTGGATAGGCAGGCAGCGAGCCGACCCCGCCCACATGGTCGTAATGCCCGTGGGAGAGCACCACATGGGTGAGCGAGGCGAGATCGATCCCCATCACGGCGGCGTTGTGGCACAGCGCCCGGCCACGGCCGCTGTCGAACAGCACCCTGAGGCCGTCACACTCAAGCAGCAGCGCCAACCCTCGCTCGGGCAGACAGCCAGGCAGATGAACGTCGTCATCCACCAGCACGGAAAACTTCAGCATCTCGCTTCCCCTGAAAACAAAACGCAGGCACGAGGCCTGCGTTTTTCATCGACAATCCCGTTACTGGGTCATGGTGAGGCCGTTGCTGTCGGCCCCCAGCACCAGCTTTTTGCCCGGCACGATGCGGCCGGAGAGCAGCGCCTGCGCCAGCGGGTTCTCCACCTTGTGCTGGATCGCCCGCTTGAGGGGACGCGCCCCGTAGACGGGATCGAACCCGGCGTGCACCAGTTTCTCGAGCAGCGCCTCGCTCACCTCCACCTCGTAACCCTGAGCCTCCAGTCGGCCCATCAAGCTCTTGAGCTGGATGCGGGCGATGGACTTGATGTGCTCCTCGCCGAGCGGGTGGAACACCACGGTCTCGTCGATCCGGTTGATGAACTCCGGCCGGAAGCTGCGGGTCAGCACCTCCATCAGCATGCCCTTCATCTCGTCGTAATCCTTCTCGGAGTGGTGCTCCTGAATGAGATCCGACCCGAGGTTGGAGGTCATGATCACCACCGAGTTGCGAAAATCGACGGTACGACCCTGACCATCGGTCAGGCGGCCATCGTCCAGCACCTGCAGCAGGATGTTGAACACGTCCGGGTGTGCCTTCTCCACTTCATCCAGCAGGATCACCGAGTAGGGGCGACGGCGCACCGCCTCGGTCAGATAACCACCCTCCTCGTAACCCACGTATCCCGGAGGCGCCCCCACCAGACGGGCCACGCTGTGTTTCTCCATGAACTCCGACATGTCGATCCGCACCATGGCGTCCTGGGTATCGAACAGGAACTCGGCCAGCGCCTTGCACAGCTCGGTCTTGCCCACCCCGGTGGGCCCCAGGAACAGGAAGGAGCCGATGGGGCGGTTCGGGTCGGACAGCCCGGCGCGGGAGCGGCGAATGGCGTTGGAAACCGCCTCGACCGCCTCTTCCTGGCCGATCACCCGGCTGTGCAGCTGATCTTCCATCCGCAGCAGCTTGTCGCGTTCCCCTTCCAGCATGCGGGCCACCGGA
Proteins encoded in this window:
- a CDS encoding substrate-binding periplasmic protein, which codes for MRRFILLCLLFPLWLQAKELIIGGTLEPPLKFLDAQGVPHGLDVDVVSTIFGKLRIPIRIELTDSGARLTRNAETGVYDLVMTHSYKPERERYLLYPQQAHLRHSWHFFVRKADLLKIRYDTLSDLKPWRIGITKDFSYTPELTAALADPAYHFQEIPINQLQLRKLIAGRIDVVPMPLVTAFAQIKEEGLEGKLDYLPKPLKASPYYTVWTKARADATTPALMAAYDAELLRMKRDGRLKAIYDHYGIPYIEP
- the asnC gene encoding transcriptional regulator AsnC, producing the protein MPENYRIDNLDQAILTALMENARIPYAELAKQLLVSPGTIHVRVEKMKQAGIIEGTRVQVNPKKLGYDVCCFIGINLKSAKDYPSALAKLQALDEVVEAYYTTGHYSIFMKVMTRSIDELQTVLIHKIQTIDEIQSTETLISLQNPILRDVKP
- the asnA gene encoding aspartate--ammonia ligase yields the protein MKQHYIRSQQQISFVKEMFSRQLAQQLGLMEVQAPILSRVGDGTQDNLSGHENAVQVKVKTLPEHSYEVVHSLAKWKRQTLGRFGFGPGEGIYTHMKALRPDEDRLTPIHSVYVDQWDWEKVMPSERRDLAYLQETVRGIWAAIKATERAVCAEHELTPFLPAEIQFLHSEELLTRYPDLDAKGRERAIAKELGAVFLIGIGGALSHGERHDVRAPDYDDWSSHSELGLAGLNGDILVWNPVLQDSFEISSMGIRVDAEALRRQLAITGDEDRLQYDWHQDLLAARMPQTIGGGIGQSRLAMLLLQKEHIGQVQVGVWPAEMKAAVQGML
- a CDS encoding MBL fold metallo-hydrolase; amino-acid sequence: MLKFSVLVDDDVHLPGCLPERGLALLLECDGLRVLFDSGRGRALCHNAAVMGIDLASLTHVVLSHGHYDHVGGVGSLPAYPRPIPLIACPDVFCERGYFLSLPFWRRNLYRLSGELARESLPARGLLPHCSAEPVWLSDRLVFLGSIVRRDRAAPSLLGYIVRGGRVEKDLISDDSALAYKSEQGLIVFIGCGHAGVENIIEQAKEVCGDERIHAVIGGLHLKFSGPQRAVALGAYLQEEAVDQLFACHCTGSRKAGLPRQCQIGAGFEHRFSV